A DNA window from Anastrepha obliqua isolate idAnaObli1 chromosome 5, idAnaObli1_1.0, whole genome shotgun sequence contains the following coding sequences:
- the LOC129248960 gene encoding uncharacterized protein LOC129248960 yields the protein MFHHAVSLIDTQSAAEVEDIILRPSTSTPYTSLKTALIERLTKSKGAKLLQLLNGEEIGDRTPSQFFRRLRSLCPDVSDNVIKARWQYKLSPQTCACLAAQPDAPLEHLSRLADKIHKVIPNVARSISYISEEQSLRSEISEIRKQLQTFRISNRRQHSPQPRGRGSSSHSRVRLSTDGQCFYQKKFGANARRCLPGCKFAKNTKEGL from the coding sequence ATGTTCCACCATGCAGTATCATTGATCGATACGCAATCAGCAGCGGAGGTAGAAGATATAATACTACGTCCTTCTACATCAACACCGTACACCTCGTTGAAGACGGCCCTAATCGAGCGCCTTACGAAGTCAAAAGGCGCTAAGCTCCTACAACTTTTAAATGGTGAAGAAATTGGTGACCGCACcccgtcacaattttttcgtcGCCTTCGTAGTCTTTGTCCGGACGTTTCAGACAACGTTATTAAAGCAAGATGGCAGTACAAACTTTCACCGCAAACATGCGCTTGCTTGGCAGCACAGCCCGACGCCCCACTAGAACATCTCAGTCGCCTAGCTGACAAAATTCACAAGGTAATTCCAAACGTCGCACGCTCCATTTCCTACATTTCCGAAGAGCAGTCACTACGCTCCGAAATATCAGAAATACGTAAGCAATTACAAACGTTCCGTATAAGCAACCGTAGGCAACATAGTCCACAACCTCGTGGCAGAGGTAGCTCGTCACACAGTCGCGTGCGTTTGTCGACAGACGGCCAatgtttttatcaaaaaaaatttggcgcTAATGCTCGACGATGCCTACCAGGTTGCAAATTCGCAAAAAACACGAAAGAGGGTCTATAA